In the genome of Salvia splendens isolate huo1 unplaced genomic scaffold, SspV2 ctg117, whole genome shotgun sequence, the window TGAGCGAAGCGAGGAAGGTGGACGCCGTTGCGGAGGTGGTGAAGGAGATGATGTAAGGAGAGGGTGAGGTTGAGGGATGAGACGGTGACGACGGTGGGGGAGGCTGAGGGATGATGGAAGGTGGACGccgtggcggaggtggtgagggaGGTTTGGGTTTAGGGTTTCAGTCAAATTTGatggaaccgtccaaaatggaccaaatgtgatccgtttttatttgtgagggacctaataattcaaaagataatgttttggaccaaaataaaaaatcgcaatatgttaaggaccaaaatgggcCTTTAGAGCTTCATTAACGCAAcaggccgggccgcaaatcgcgagtcccggcccaaGCTGCGCGTTGGAGGCGACGGAGTtccggcccaggccggtcccgggcCCGCAGTTGCGGCATGGGACGGTCCCGTGGTCCGGCCTGGCTGGCGATGGAGCTTCCGGTTGGAGGGGGTTCGGGCCGCTCCTGTGCCCCAAGTTCTGAATTTTTAtgcatttggaagaggaagaagagggagggggagaggaagaaggaggaagaggatgaagatggagagggagaggggcgagatttttttgcactttttttttaatttttttactttttttgcacttttttaatattataatttttttatattttttagtttataatttattatttttgtattaaaaatgaatttctcgtgttataattgctCAACGTTTTCAATTTTATCAGTAATATAGGCTGAAGTtatgaatagtgcaatttaatagttgtggccCGGGATGAGGCCTATAGGATTAGAGTAATTGTGGCCTAAGACTCAAATTTAGGAGAATGGTGACGTGGCTAATGATGCTCTTTAGTCTTTTTAGTAATATAGGTTGGAAGCTATGAAATTGGAATATTTGGAAGCACGAAATAAGGGAAAGTCAAACCTTGATTTACCAACTTCACTCAAACCCCAAAAATAGTGTTTGATTCTCTTCTCACTCAAATTCAAATGTGGAAGTAGATATTCATATTTGTTTGCTGATCGCTCAACACCAAAACAATGAGCTCCGCAGCCGGGAATTCAAGCTTTGCACCCTACCAATTCCGCCACACCACCGCATCTTCTTCCAAATGTTGCTCGTTGAGAATCGCCCCCTCTCGAGGAAAGAATGCGATGCCCACGGCTCATCTACAGAGAGCCCATTCCCATTCCTGCTCCAGGAGAGTGGCCCTTGTCATGGGTTTTGCCGTTATCCGCCTTCTCAAATTCAGGGCTCACGCAATCGATGCCCTTCCTGCAGGTGTCTCTCTCTGTGTTTCTTCGTTTCCCTCTTTCTTATGTAACACTAACACTTAGTTTGATTTTCTTTGTCAAGttattaatgtttttttatggCTATGCTTTTGCTTTGCTTAATTGCTACTTATTGTGTTTTCTGTTCATACTGATTGGTGAAGGTGGTAATATCGCTGATTTGTAGGAGAGGAAGGTGACCTAATTATAGCCTGAGTGCGTTTGTTTTAGCTTTCAATTATCCATGTTTCATGTTATGCTCAATTTAGATGGTTCCGAGTTGCAGCTCAATAAACGCTTTAAGTGTAATTAATTCATCCTTCGATACAACATTTTTCCCTTTGCACACTATACATCTCAGCCACTTTAACTGCCTATACGGTATTGTAAAAATGCCTGCGTTGTTATAGCCATTTTCGGATACTTAGAGACATGTTATAAAAATGCCTGCTATACGGTATTGGTTGGTACACACTTATAGCTGCTTGTGTGAAGCAATTTGATGCTTTCCTATCATCTGGTTTGTGCTCTGTCTAATTCAACCTACTCTGTCCCTCCCTTCCGATTGTTTTGGTCTTTTCCTTTTGTTTGAAGCAGCTTTCGAGTTTCAGCCAAGTAGAAAACAGTTTGACACTATAGCTAGAAAGTCCATTCTTAGTTCAATACTCAAATAAACTCTAACATTCATAGAAGATAGAAAATAGCTCATCAGCATAATTTCTTGTCAGTTTTCATGTATAACCAATCACCATAGTCCCAGCAAGAAGAAGCCAAGAGTGCTCTACTTGATTGGAGAGTGTGTGTGAAAGATTATTACCTGAAAATCTTCCCTCAAATCAAGTAGAACTGATAGTATTATATTCACTACACCATTTTGAAATTTTCCCTCTTAAGCCAATCAGAGAATCAATGGTTAAAGATGGGCTCGTAGGCATATACAGTATTGAGGCAGTTAAATTTGTTCACAACTGCATTTAAGCAGCTTCTAATTGTATTTGATATTTACTCATATATATGCAGTTGGCCTATGTTATTATGGTTACGTTTCAGTGATTGGTAGAGACCATATAGCTGCGGAGCTATGTAAAGACACTCTCGACACCCGTAGTTCTTTATGCCTGAGCTACAGTAGCATGCTAGGAAAATTAATGTAGCCAACTACAAAGATTTTGCATCCTTCTTAAAATCTTTCTTTACTCAGGATTCTCTTCTTCCTATTCACCGTACTGCTTACCTATGCTTAAACAATTAACAATGTTTAATACTGTAAATTCAGATAATGCTAAAGTGTAAACCCTTTTCTTGAGCCATCACTGATAATTTCAGCTTTCTATTTCAGAAAGTAATGAATTGGCGGCAGCACATCTGAATCAAAATGAAGAGGTCTGCATCCAactataaaatgaaaatgattaTGCACTGCTGGTTTGGTATCTGATTCTCGTTTTTGTATGTCATCTATATACTATCATGCATGCTAATGTGCACATTTCACGTGCACAGCTATCGGGGCAGGAACGTCCATCAGGTCACCCCTTCTTCTCCATTCTCAATGTACTCGGTATTCTGGGATCTGGAATTCTTGCTGCCCTTTTTGCATCAAAGAGGAAGGAAAAGGCCATTTCAGATGCTACTATAGAACACGTAAGTAATTTTAATAGAtttatattgttattttttatgaCATAGATTTAGAGAGGTAGAGATAAAAGGCTTGAGATATGTTCGTTAATATATTAAATGGAACCTCATCTTCAAGAACCTACATCATCAAAGTGAAACTAAGAGTCGATAAAGGTTTACAGCCAGGAGTTTTCCTTCCTTGAAGAAACTTTATGTCCCAAGCTACACAGctcaaaatcaagaaacaatTAACTCATTATGTCATAATCCCTATTAATTAAAACTGATAAGGAATAATCATCAATTCATCATACTGAGATAAAATGCACATATCATATTCATATTTCCATGTCTAGCATTGCCTCAAGACGCCAGAAATGATTAGACTCTTCTAGTGTCGTCGTTCTCCCCCATTAAGATTGGGAATCTTTCTACATGAGCTCTCTTAGTTTCTGTGTCCCAATCACTGTACTGACCTCATGTGTCTTGTTCTAAGCCCACTAATTTTTTAGTTAGATTCTTTTTTATGATTCACTGGCCTTCCTTGTTCGAGCACCATAATTCAGATTTTACGTTCCTCAATGTTGTGCTATCCATAATTCAGATTTTTGTTGGTTTATatgcttctctctctctctctctggggTGCAGATGAAAAATATGCTCAAGGAAAAAGAAGCTGCTATTATTTCTCTGGAGAAAAAGTTTAAGGCAGAACTAATAAATGAGAAAGAATGTCTAAATAAGGAACTTGGAAAAGTGAAAGCTGAGCAGCAGTCTTTAGTTAATCAACTGGAAATGGCATCATATACCATAACAAACCTTGGTCAAGAATTGCAAAAGGAGCAAAACATAGTCGAAGAGCTTACCATCGAAGTTGATAACCTAGAACACTGTGTTCAAAATGCTGGGAGTGAGAAAACGCAACTCCAACAACAGCTAAAGGAGAAGCTACATTCTGTAGGATTCTTGCAAGAAAGGATCGACTTGCTTTTACTGGATATCAAGGATAAAGAAGATACTATTTTGCATCTTAGCTGTAGACTTGCTGACAAAGATAGAGAGCTGGATCAACTCAGCTCCATATATCAGCAATTGGAGGATCATCTACCTAGTTTGGAGTCCGAGAACAAGCAATTGAAGGATGTAATTCAGAGAAATCAAGAGGAGCTGGAACTGAAGTATGAGATCGTGCAGGAATTGGATGCAGAATTATCCCTTTTACTGGCTGAGAAAGATGAATCTGAAAAGAAGCTTGATGCCATTTTAATGGAGCATAACAACTTCAAGTCCTCCATGGAAAAGAAGTCAACTTCGGATGCAAAGCTTTTGggagaaagagaaggaaagATTCATCTGCTTGAAGAACAACTTACGATCTTGTTGGATGGCAAGAAGAAAGATGAAGTATTAATATCTGCTTTGACGCAGGAGAGGGACACTTTAAAAGAAATGTTGAACATAGAATTAGGAAATATGAAGATTCTGGAAGAGGAGCTTAGAATCACACATGCTACTTTGGAGGAATCAAAATATGAAACTTCTGACCTTGCTAAACAATTGCAAGAGTCGAGAAGATTTTGTTCGGAGCTTGAAGAAGAGGTCTGTAAAGTCCAGGCCGATTTTAGGGAAGCAAGAGAATCATTACACATGAAACTAGAGGAAGCTAAACGTGGTGCAGAAATCTTGTCCGAAGAACTAAGTTCTGCAAATGATCTTTTCAGTAAATCAAGCGAAGAACTGCAAATTATGTCCGCAGAATTATCTGCCGCATTGCAGAAATGCAATAGCTTGGAGGTGGAACTCACTGATGCCCTTAGGAAAGCAGAAAGCACAACTGTTGATCTGGATAACGAAAGGAAAACTATATCTTCTCTGAAGAAAGAGTTGATGGATCTCGAGACCCAAATTTCGAGAGATAAACAAGCACGAAAAAGTCTTGAATCAGATTTAGAAGAGGCTACTAAGTTCCTCAATGATGTGAATCGGAACGCATTGATGCTTTCCAGAGAGTTAGAGCTTGCACATTCTCAGATTTCTAGCCTGGAAGTCGAGAAAGATAAGCTATATAATTTCATTGCTGTGCAGAAACAGGTTTCCGAAGAATCTCGGGTGAACTTGGAAGATGCCCACAACCTGGTCATGAAACTCGGGAAAGAAAGGGAGAGTTTGACAAAGAGAGGAAAGAGACTAGAGGAAGAGCTGGCCTCTGCAAAGGGAGAGATACTGAGGCTGATGAGTCGAATGAACTCTTCGAAACCGGCAGTTGATGCCCAACAGGGGAGAAAAGCTGCAGCTTCAGGTAGAAGGAATACCCAACGAAGGAGAAAGGATAGCCCAGCAAAAAGATTCATAGTTGACATTTAGAGTTTCCTGTTTAAGTAGATTATAAGCTTATTTTAGAGATCTTGTACCATTTGACTCAGAAGTTCTGAAATACGTATGATTCTACTTCCCTTTTGTGCATACAAATTGACATTTTCTTTTGTGCATATCAATatgttgaaaatgaaattagTGGTGGGATTCAGTTCAACTTCTGTGGAAAATTGATTGAAAGATGAAATTTTGTAAGCCCTAAAATGGGATAGATTTTTGTCGTTTGaacattttatcatccaaataAGAATTTATGTATGGCCATAAATGGTTTTGGGCCCTCACTATCCGACTGCATCAGTATAACTTAGTTAGATAATGTATATACCAATAGATATAAAGTTTGTAGGAACGTACACAATAAGACCGCATAACGCAATGGATTAGCGCGTTTGACTTCGGATCAAAAGGTTGTGAGCTCGACTCCACTGTGGTcggctttttttttctttccatttttgcttaactttttttttctttccatttttgcttaatttttcattattttagcattttatttttttttccatttttgcttaactttttttttctttccatttttgcTTAATTTCTTCATCCTATTTAGCATTTATTTTTTCAACTTTTTTGTGACCATCATTTTTAGATAAATTTTGAAAGTTAGACAGCTTCACAATTCACGGgaactatttattttttcagttttttatgagtttaacattttttaataaatttataagttagACAATCACGGGACgtaatcaattgctaactaattaggaATCTCAAATTAAGACTAAATCttagccattagattaggagatctagtggttTGAAATAATGACACGtggattatatttaaaatttaaaaattattaaatagcTTAAAGGGTATATAGTTCAATTCTTATATATGGTAGTTAAAACTAAccactttctctctcctcaaaatcatttcaaattttgaaatttacgtaactatctcgatttaaattattttttcgtaaaaaatatatcaaattaaaggtaatacgtgagatttaaattttaaaaatcataaaaattattatgttataacaatttactattttacccttttattgatattttatctactccctccgtcctggcTAAGATGCCACATTCTTTGACTAGTacggattttaggagttattgattAATGTGTTTACTTTGAGAGAGAAAAGATGGGTGtgagtattaaaatagagaaagaaagagagatgaatattttaataggagtaaaaaaaagtggttgagtgtattaattggagagagaaagtttctaaaaaaggaaatgcgtCGTCTCAgttggaacaaactaaaaaagaaaacatatcATCTTAAATGGGACGGAAGGtgtactatttattgaaatacgTGAGAtttcatccactcatt includes:
- the LOC121788884 gene encoding MAR-binding filament-like protein 1-1, producing MSSAAGNSSFAPYQFRHTTASSSKCCSLRIAPSRGKNAMPTAHLQRAHSHSCSRRVALVMGFAVIRLLKFRAHAIDALPAESNELAAAHLNQNEELSGQERPSGHPFFSILNVLGILGSGILAALFASKRKEKAISDATIEHMKNMLKEKEAAIISLEKKFKAELINEKECLNKELGKVKAEQQSLVNQLEMASYTITNLGQELQKEQNIVEELTIEVDNLEHCVQNAGSEKTQLQQQLKEKLHSVGFLQERIDLLLLDIKDKEDTILHLSCRLADKDRELDQLSSIYQQLEDHLPSLESENKQLKDVIQRNQEELELKYEIVQELDAELSLLLAEKDESEKKLDAILMEHNNFKSSMEKKSTSDAKLLGEREGKIHLLEEQLTILLDGKKKDEVLISALTQERDTLKEMLNIELGNMKILEEELRITHATLEESKYETSDLAKQLQESRRFCSELEEEVCKVQADFREARESLHMKLEEAKRGAEILSEELSSANDLFSKSSEELQIMSAELSAALQKCNSLEVELTDALRKAESTTVDLDNERKTISSLKKELMDLETQISRDKQARKSLESDLEEATKFLNDVNRNALMLSRELELAHSQISSLEVEKDKLYNFIAVQKQVSEESRVNLEDAHNLVMKLGKERESLTKRGKRLEEELASAKGEILRLMSRMNSSKPAVDAQQGRKAAASGRRNTQRRRKDSPAKRFIVDI